The genomic stretch GGTATGTGGCGGGCCCCGGTGAGCCCGAGGGGCTGACCCGCGCGCGGCGGCCGGCCTGCTGGAGCTGCGTACATTAATTGAGTTAGGCAACGAGACGGTAAACTGGCGGGTATGCCCACCCCACCGCTCCCGGACGTCCCCGCCTCCGCAGAAGTGACCGAGATCGAGCGTGCCCTCACCCGGATCACCTACCTGAGCACCCGCGCCCGCCGCCACGAACGCCTGATGGCCCTGGCCGGCGTCCCGCTGGACCGCGCCGCCGTGGCGCTGGTGCGGCAGATCGCCGAGTCCGAGCCGCTGCGCCCCGGTGAGCTGGCCAACCGGCTCGGAGTGGAGGCCTCGCACGTCACCCGCACCGTGCAGCAGCTGGAGAAGTCCGGCTACGTCTCCCGGGTCCCCGACCCCGCCGACCGCCGGGCCCAGCGCATCGAGCTCACCGAGACCGGCCGCGCCGCCGTCGCCCGCGTCCGGGACGCCGGGGCCCGCGGTATGCAGCTTGCCCTGGCCGACTGGGAACCCGAGGAACTGCGGCAGCTCGCCACCCTGTTCCACCGTATGGTCGACGACTTCCTCGAGTGCGCCGTCGACGAGGAACCGGAGCAGCGGACCGCCCCGGCCTGACCGGAAGCCACGGTTCTACCCTCCGGTAGCATCGCGCCGCAGACGGTCCGGACGACGGAAGGACAGAAGTTGAGCGCACGCGTGGAGATCGGGGACGCGGTCGAGGACTTCACCCTCCCCGACGAGACCGGTACCGACCGCAAGCTGTCCGAACTACTCGCCGAGGGGCCGGTGGTGCTGTTCTTCTACCCCGCCGCCCTGACCCCCGGCTGCACCGCGCAGGCCTGCCACTTCCGGGACCTGGCCGCCGAGTTCGCCGCCGTCGGCGCCCGGCCCGTCGGCGTCAGCGGTGATCCCGTCGAGCGTCAGCAGGAGTTCGCCGGCCGGCACACGCTCGGCATGCCGCTGCTGTCCGACCCCGACGGCACGGTCCGTGAGCGGTTCGGTGTGAAGCGTGGCCTGTCGCTGGCCCCGACCAAGCGGACCACCTTCGTCATAGGGCAGGACCGCAAGGTGCTGGAGGTCGTGCGCAGCGAACTGCGCATGAACACCCACGCCGACCGCGCGCTGGCGGCGCTGCGCGGCCGCGAGGGCTGAGACGCGCGGTTCCCCTGGGCGCGGATGACGCGGCCGCCATGCTC from Streptomyces davaonensis JCM 4913 encodes the following:
- a CDS encoding MarR family winged helix-turn-helix transcriptional regulator; the protein is MPTPPLPDVPASAEVTEIERALTRITYLSTRARRHERLMALAGVPLDRAAVALVRQIAESEPLRPGELANRLGVEASHVTRTVQQLEKSGYVSRVPDPADRRAQRIELTETGRAAVARVRDAGARGMQLALADWEPEELRQLATLFHRMVDDFLECAVDEEPEQRTAPA
- a CDS encoding peroxiredoxin, with the protein product MSARVEIGDAVEDFTLPDETGTDRKLSELLAEGPVVLFFYPAALTPGCTAQACHFRDLAAEFAAVGARPVGVSGDPVERQQEFAGRHTLGMPLLSDPDGTVRERFGVKRGLSLAPTKRTTFVIGQDRKVLEVVRSELRMNTHADRALAALRGREG